The following are encoded in a window of Rhizobium sp. WYJ-E13 genomic DNA:
- the topA gene encoding type I DNA topoisomerase, producing the protein MNVVVVESPAKAKTINKYLGPGYKVLASFGHVRDLPAKDGSVLPDQDFEMLWEVDGASSKRMKDIADAVKSSDALFLATDPDREGEAISWHVLDLLNKKRVINGKPVKRVVFNAITKKAVLDAMADPRDIDVPLVDAYLARRALDYLVGFNLSPVLWRKLPGARSAGRVQSVALRLVCDRESEIERFISEEYWNLSALLKTPRGDEFEARLVSADGKRLQPRSIANGEEAGKLKALLEGASYVVESVEAKPVKRNPAPPFTTSTLQQAASSKLGFSASRTMQIAQKLYEGVDIGGETVGLITYMRTDGVQMAPEAIDAARSAIGEQFGDRYLPEKARLYSTKAKNAQEAHEAIRPTDFNRSPDRVRKFLDADQIRLYDLIWKRGIASQMASAEIERTTAEILADKNGQKAGLRAVGSVIRFDGFIAAYTDQKEDGEQSDDADDEDGRLPEINARENLAKQKINSTQHFTEPPPRYSEASLIKKMEELGIGRPSTYAATLATLRDRDYVTIDKRKLIPQAKGRLVTAFLESFFTKYVEYDFTADLEEKLDRISAGELNWKQVLRDFWKDFFSQIEDTKELRVTNVLDSLNEALAPLVFPKREDGSDPRICQVCGTGNLSLKLGKYGAFVGCSNYPECNYTRQLSSENGGEAEGVALNEPKNLGTDPTTGEELTLRSGRFGPYIQRGDGKEAKRSSLPKGWKPEDIDYEKAMALISLPRDIGKHPESGKMISSGLGRYGPFLLHDGTYANLESIEDVFSVGLNRAVTLIAEKQNKAPGGGRSTPAALKELGDHPDGGAITVRDGRYGPYVNWGKVNATLPKGKDPQAITVEEALVLIAEKAGRAPAAKPKTKTAAKPKSATKPKAAAAEAKTTKTAAKPKATKAKAPAKTKKS; encoded by the coding sequence ATGAATGTTGTAGTGGTGGAATCGCCTGCCAAGGCCAAGACGATCAACAAGTATCTGGGTCCAGGATACAAGGTGCTCGCCTCTTTCGGCCATGTGCGCGATCTGCCTGCCAAGGATGGATCAGTTCTTCCGGATCAGGATTTCGAGATGCTCTGGGAGGTGGATGGCGCCTCGTCCAAACGCATGAAGGATATTGCCGACGCGGTGAAATCCTCCGATGCCTTGTTTCTGGCAACCGACCCCGATCGCGAAGGCGAAGCAATCTCCTGGCATGTTCTCGATCTTCTGAACAAGAAGCGTGTCATCAACGGCAAGCCGGTCAAGCGCGTCGTCTTCAATGCCATCACCAAGAAGGCCGTGCTCGATGCGATGGCCGATCCGCGCGACATCGACGTCCCGCTGGTCGATGCCTATCTGGCACGCCGCGCGCTCGATTATCTCGTCGGCTTCAATCTCTCGCCCGTTCTCTGGCGCAAGCTGCCCGGCGCGCGTTCGGCAGGCCGCGTGCAATCGGTTGCGCTGCGCCTGGTTTGCGACCGTGAATCCGAAATCGAACGTTTCATATCCGAGGAATACTGGAACCTGTCGGCGCTGCTCAAGACGCCGCGCGGCGACGAGTTCGAGGCAAGGCTGGTTTCTGCCGACGGAAAGCGGTTGCAGCCGCGCTCGATTGCCAATGGCGAGGAAGCCGGCAAGCTGAAGGCGCTGCTGGAAGGTGCAAGCTACGTCGTCGAAAGCGTCGAGGCAAAGCCCGTCAAGCGCAATCCGGCACCGCCCTTCACGACCTCGACGCTCCAGCAGGCGGCGTCCTCCAAGCTCGGCTTCTCGGCCTCGCGCACCATGCAGATTGCGCAGAAGCTTTATGAGGGCGTCGACATCGGCGGCGAGACCGTCGGTCTCATCACCTATATGCGTACGGACGGTGTGCAGATGGCCCCCGAAGCGATCGATGCGGCGCGGAGCGCCATCGGCGAACAGTTCGGCGACCGTTATCTGCCAGAGAAGGCGCGTCTTTACTCCACCAAGGCGAAGAACGCCCAGGAAGCGCACGAAGCGATCCGCCCGACCGATTTCAATCGTTCGCCCGACCGAGTCCGCAAGTTCCTCGATGCCGACCAGATCCGCCTCTACGACCTGATCTGGAAGCGCGGCATTGCCAGCCAGATGGCATCCGCCGAAATCGAGCGCACCACGGCCGAAATCCTCGCCGACAAGAACGGCCAGAAGGCTGGGCTGCGCGCCGTCGGCTCCGTCATCCGTTTCGACGGTTTCATCGCCGCCTATACCGACCAGAAGGAAGATGGCGAGCAGAGCGACGATGCCGATGACGAGGATGGCCGTCTGCCGGAGATCAATGCGCGCGAAAACCTCGCCAAGCAGAAGATCAACTCCACGCAACATTTCACCGAACCGCCGCCGCGCTATTCGGAAGCCTCGCTCATCAAGAAGATGGAAGAGCTCGGCATCGGCCGTCCATCCACCTATGCCGCGACGCTCGCGACTTTGCGCGACCGCGATTATGTGACGATCGACAAGCGCAAGCTGATCCCGCAGGCAAAGGGTCGTTTGGTCACCGCCTTCCTCGAAAGTTTCTTCACGAAGTATGTGGAGTACGACTTCACGGCCGATCTCGAAGAAAAGCTCGACCGGATTTCGGCCGGCGAACTCAACTGGAAGCAGGTCCTTCGCGATTTCTGGAAGGATTTCTTCTCGCAGATCGAAGATACCAAGGAACTGCGCGTCACCAACGTTTTAGACTCCTTGAACGAGGCGCTGGCACCGCTGGTCTTCCCCAAGCGCGAGGACGGCAGCGATCCGCGCATCTGCCAGGTTTGCGGCACCGGCAACCTGTCCCTGAAACTCGGCAAGTATGGCGCCTTCGTCGGCTGCTCGAACTATCCGGAATGCAACTATACCCGCCAGCTTTCTTCCGAAAACGGCGGTGAGGCTGAAGGCGTCGCGCTGAACGAGCCGAAGAACCTCGGCACCGATCCGACCACCGGCGAGGAACTGACGCTAAGGTCCGGCCGTTTCGGACCCTATATCCAGCGCGGCGACGGCAAGGAGGCCAAGCGCTCGTCCCTTCCCAAGGGCTGGAAGCCCGAAGATATCGACTACGAAAAGGCGATGGCACTGATCTCGCTGCCGCGCGACATCGGCAAACATCCGGAATCCGGCAAGATGATCTCTTCCGGGCTCGGTCGCTATGGGCCATTCCTGCTGCATGATGGCACCTATGCCAATCTGGAGAGCATCGAGGACGTCTTCTCGGTTGGCCTCAACCGCGCCGTGACGCTGATTGCGGAAAAACAGAACAAGGCGCCGGGCGGAGGCCGCAGCACACCGGCAGCATTGAAGGAGCTCGGCGATCATCCCGATGGCGGCGCGATCACCGTTCGTGACGGGCGCTATGGTCCCTATGTCAACTGGGGCAAGGTCAACGCGACGCTGCCAAAAGGCAAGGATCCGCAGGCCATCACCGTCGAGGAAGCGCTGGTGCTGATTGCGGAAAAGGCCGGCAGGGCCCCTGCCGCTAAGCCCAAGACTAAGACGGCTGCGAAGCCTAAGTCCGCCACAAAGCCGAAGGCTGCCGCAGCTGAAGCCAAGACGACGAAGACTGCCGCAAAGCCGAAGGCGACCAAGGCAAAAGCACCGGCGAAAACGAAAAAGAGCTGA
- the dprA gene encoding DNA-processing protein DprA, with protein sequence MDALSAKPKGIALTERQRIAWLRLIRSDNVGPATFRDLINHFGSAEAALSMLPELSARGGATRSIRIATEAEAHRELEAAQRFGARFVGIGEPDYPQALRQIDGAPPLLAVKGDLSVLNRPAVGIVGSRNASISGAKFAAMIARDCGRAGYLVVSGLARGIDTAAHRASLDTGTIAAMAGGLNQPYPPENVGLLEEIWNGNGLAVSEMPFGWEPRARDFPRRNRLIAGISLGVAVVEAAVRSGSLITARMAGEFGRLVFAVPGSPLDPRCHGTNGLLKEGAMIVTSPEDVVEALAPLSQPDLFSLPSAEEPKREGGRMSLPPDETDRTLVSDALGPTPVEVDDIIRHTGLSASAVYLVLLELDMAGRLHRHAGGLVSISMTD encoded by the coding sequence ATGGACGCGCTCAGCGCAAAGCCAAAGGGAATTGCGCTGACGGAGAGACAGAGGATCGCTTGGCTGAGGCTGATCCGCTCCGACAATGTCGGCCCTGCGACCTTTCGTGATCTCATCAATCATTTCGGTTCAGCGGAAGCGGCACTTTCCATGCTGCCGGAGCTTTCGGCGCGCGGCGGTGCGACCCGTTCGATCCGCATCGCCACCGAGGCTGAAGCGCATCGCGAACTCGAGGCGGCCCAGCGTTTCGGCGCCCGTTTCGTCGGCATCGGCGAGCCCGATTATCCGCAGGCGCTACGCCAGATCGACGGCGCGCCGCCGCTGCTCGCGGTCAAAGGCGATCTTTCCGTGCTAAACAGGCCGGCGGTCGGCATCGTCGGTTCGCGCAATGCCTCCATCAGCGGCGCGAAGTTCGCGGCGATGATTGCCCGAGACTGCGGCCGGGCTGGCTATCTGGTCGTCTCCGGCCTTGCCCGCGGCATCGATACGGCCGCCCATCGGGCGAGCCTCGATACCGGCACCATTGCCGCAATGGCCGGAGGGCTCAACCAGCCCTACCCGCCTGAAAATGTCGGACTGCTCGAGGAGATATGGAATGGCAACGGGCTTGCCGTCAGCGAGATGCCTTTCGGCTGGGAGCCGCGTGCGCGTGATTTTCCCCGCCGCAACCGGCTGATTGCGGGAATCTCGCTCGGCGTCGCGGTCGTGGAGGCAGCAGTTCGCTCCGGTTCGCTTATCACGGCGCGGATGGCCGGCGAATTCGGGCGGCTGGTCTTTGCCGTGCCAGGTTCGCCGCTCGATCCACGCTGCCACGGCACGAACGGCCTTCTCAAAGAGGGAGCGATGATCGTCACTTCGCCCGAGGATGTCGTGGAAGCGCTGGCGCCGCTCTCCCAGCCCGATCTCTTCTCGCTGCCATCAGCCGAAGAACCGAAGCGCGAGGGCGGCAGGATGTCGCTTCCGCCCGACGAAACGGATCGCACGCTCGTCAGCGATGCGCTCGGTCCGACGCCTGTGGAGGTCGACGACATCATCCGTCACACCGGTCTTTCGGCTTCCGCAGTCTATCTCGTTCTCCTGGAGCTGGATATGGCCGGGCGGCTTCACCGCCATGCCGGCGGGTTGGTTTCAATTTCCATGACCGACTGA
- the plsY gene encoding glycerol-3-phosphate 1-O-acyltransferase PlsY, producing the protein MISDLVTWQITLPLALVAVVVGYLLGSIPFGLILTRAAGLGDVRSIGSGNIGATNVLRTGNKKLAAATLLLDALKAAAAAWIMAYFAGEEAGIIAGFFAFIGHLFPVWIGFKGGKGVATYIGTLLGVAPSMVLLFAAVWLGTAFITRYSSLSALIAMLVIPVALWILGDEKVAAIMAIMTVVSYWKHKANISRLMNGTESKIGAKG; encoded by the coding sequence ATGATATCTGATCTTGTTACCTGGCAGATTACGCTGCCTCTGGCGCTTGTGGCTGTTGTCGTCGGCTACCTGCTCGGCTCCATCCCGTTCGGCCTCATCCTCACACGCGCCGCCGGCCTTGGCGACGTCCGCAGCATCGGTTCCGGCAATATCGGCGCGACGAATGTTCTGCGCACCGGCAACAAGAAGCTTGCAGCCGCAACGCTGCTGCTCGATGCGCTGAAGGCGGCCGCAGCCGCCTGGATCATGGCCTATTTTGCGGGCGAGGAAGCGGGTATCATCGCCGGTTTCTTCGCCTTCATCGGCCACCTTTTTCCGGTCTGGATCGGCTTCAAGGGCGGCAAGGGTGTCGCCACCTATATCGGCACGCTTCTCGGTGTTGCGCCGTCAATGGTTCTCCTCTTTGCAGCCGTCTGGCTGGGGACCGCCTTTATCACCCGCTATTCCTCGCTTTCCGCGCTGATTGCGATGCTTGTCATTCCGGTTGCATTGTGGATATTGGGTGATGAAAAGGTTGCGGCAATCATGGCGATCATGACCGTCGTCTCCTACTGGAAGCACAAGGCAAATATTTCCCGCCTGATGAATGGCACGGAAAGCAAGATCGGGGCTAAGGGGTAA